The genome window AGCTGGGTTTGAGACAATATCCGTTGGTGGAACAGCAGAGATTGACATGGCGAGGATCAAGTGCCGTTTGCGAGTAAGGTTGTgtcgatgatgatgacAGAGGGATAACGAGTAACAATGTAGTTTGATGGAGTAAAAGGTAAAGATGAAATGAATGTGTGAGTAGTAGAACAGGAGAGTGTGACAatgaggaaggagagtgCCGTTgagggggggaaggggtggtAACGAGGGGGAGAGATTTGAATGCTGTGTGTGTGCGATGTGATCAAAAGAGGGGGATTGAATGCTACCACATGGACATTTCACCCAAAGCGGCAATAGAGTGCGGGATAACCCGCGACTTGGGATATTCAAAGGGTCTAACCCTCATTTGAACAATTGACACTACCCTCAAATGTAATCCTAATAATCTCATCCCCATCTTCAACCTTGTCAGCATGCATCAATCACAATCCACACGGATCACAATCGCAGATCCGTGTGGAGCGTGTGTGGCATGATCGCGCGACAATGCGACGCGAAGCGCGAGTCGCGAATTTATCAAGTGGCGTAGGGCGGCACAACGGCACATGCCTTGACTACCGGGAGCTTGTTCTGTTCCGTCCAGGGCAACGGCAAAGCAACCCAGACCCGACCTTGTCCGCAACTCAATCAAGTTCTCGGGCCACTCATTGATGCTTGAATCCAGAAGCAACTCACAGCTCATGTTTGGTTCCTAGTGACGAGCGAGTGtgggtgggagagggagagggagagggagagggagagggagagggagagggagagggagagggagagggagagggagagggggagtggggagtggGGGGTTTACAAGTTGGATAATGGGTAGCCAAGTGGCGAACAGGCGTGGTAGCCGTACGGTGAGTGGCGAGGGTTTACTCAGCTACCAGCGATCAACGATCACGTTCAAGGGGATTTCGGGGCGAGTCTGAGAGTGAGAGTCTGAAAACACGATTTGAGAAGAGAatgagatggagatggagatgacAAATGGAGCTGTATGCATGAATTGTGGGCTGTGAGCTGTGAGCTGTTGAGCGCTGAGCTGCTGGGTGGTTGGTTATGGGCTGTGCTGATGGAGGTCTGTGACAGTTTGTTGGTATGGTTCATGGTCTGTTGGGACCGTGACCCGATACTTTGGGCCTGAAAGTCGCCAACATGCCAAGACAAGGCATTCGTGTGGTATGCCCAGAGAGCTGCAAGCTCAAGGGCTGCAGAACACGACCAAGGGCCAAGGGAAAACCTCACGCCAGGGTCAGACCTCACTGCAGCCCAGTTGACCAGTTAGTTATGACTCGGCAATGGATCCTGAACAACCCCTTTGCTTTCCTGATAGACTTGGGTCCGGGCTCGACCGATTGAGGGCTACATCAGGGATCCCATATCCTACCTTCCGGATTACCCGGCACCGAACCCCAAATCTCCATAGTAGCAAGTCAGTCGGTGATATATCTACTTCCGAAAGTGGCACTTGGGTTATTTGGTTCACTCCATTACCAGCTCATGAGAGCAATACCATTTTCTATCTGTACATGCTCACCAAACACACTCCTAGAAGAGTCGAGGACCCATCCGCGAGCCACCGGGCTTGGCCCCAGGCGGCCCCTGCGATACACCAAGGTCGCGCACAGTTCCCTGCCATCAGACTACCGAGAAATTGCAACTCACATTTTCAAGCTGGTACACCCAGCCATGCACGGTCACGCCATATTCGGCACGGCGCTTCCAGTCGTCCTGCACAACCTGACTGGCGAGGAGATTGCGCACCTGCTGCTGCacgttctcctcgaccagcaGGTCGAGCGAAGGAGGCCCGTCCTCGGTTGccatggcgcgcgcgaggaccGTCAAGGGCTTGAGGTAGCGCTGGATCGCCTGGGTTTCGGGAACCGGGGGGAGATTTGACGCACGCAGCGCAGTCTGGCAACCGACACAGTTCGAGTGGccctggggttagtgggTGTGGGGGTAGGGGTGGGGGTAgggaggtgggtgggtgtGCGATGGTTGGGGCGACGCGATTATTCGTCAAgccaagcgcctcgagcacgcCAAGACAAGCGACTCGAGCACGCCAAGCAACTTGAGGGCGCCACATCACGCTCTTGCGCGCGCCAATGCCACAGGCTACTCACCGCCACGATGATGTGCTTGACCTTGAAGTTGATCAGGGCGATCATGAGGACGGCGTTGAGCGAGTCATCTGAGGGAGAGTACAGGCTGGGCCGTTAGTCTTTCGTCATCGAAACGACACTGAAGCGATCGCGGACATCATGATGGCGATCACCAAGTTGGCGATCAACCTGAAATCAATGGGTTGCTGGTTGGTAGCTTGCGCGCGCAACATCATCACAATGCTGCGGTAGATGTAACCAACCTCACTCTGGCACTACCAGCTGCCCTCTGAACACCGCGGCCCGACGCCTGCTCTCCCTCAACTCCAACTCACTTTGCAATACCGCGGTGCACAAAGATATCGCCTGGCTGCGACCCCATGATAGTAGTCTCGGGCACACGCGCATCCGAGCCTCCTTGTCAGCTCACTCTTCCCTGAATCCGCAACCGGTACAGACTCACAGCCGATCCAAAGAATCTCGGGCCGCTGGCCAGGATAGTGACGGGGAAAAAAGCTGGTGTAAGTCTTGGTCAACTCGTCAAGCGCCGTCATACCCTGGGTCGGCCGAGCCCACACGTTTCGCCCAGCGCTGGTTGCGGAGCATGAGCTCTttctgttgtcagctcctGCCAAAGGAGAAAGGAGGACGCACAAGCTCGGGGTACAAGTCGGAACCGTGTTTCTCAGTTGCGCTCTTGGGGAGGTTCCGGTCGTCGGGGCGGGACGAGGCGCTGATGCCTGAGCTGGCAGATTGTTGGGGCAGCTCGCGGCGGAACGGGAGGGGcatggtgggtgggtgggtggtcgtggtcgagagggagaagggaaCGGAAGAGACCAAGCGAGTACACGAGACTGAGACTGAAGCGAGACTGAACGAGACCAAGGGAGACGAGACGGAGATAGGGGAAGACAAAAGTCTAGAGCAGAGGTAGAGCAGATGTTAAGAGGGTGGGTGAGAGTAGTGCTGCCAAGTGGGCGAGCGCACGGTGTCACCaaagctcaagctcaagctaAAGCCCAAAGCCGCCAGCAACGCCCTCATGCCACCTCAGGTGTGCGATCAAGCCTCCCCCGGATATCTCCCCggggggatgggggaaTGGTGAGTGTACAGTTTGAAGAGACGGTCCAAGTGTTGCTGGTAGCGGGCTAGCGGGCTACCTAGCTCGACGCACGGATCATCTTCCCTGATGCTCGGACTGGAGTTGAGAGGGAATCACCACGACAAAAGTTCAAGCTGCGCACGGTCCTCCAAGGGAAGTTTAGGATAACAAGGGCCCTTTGAGCCTTGGGGCGTTTCTCGCTTGAAACTTGGCAAGATGTGCCTCATCGCATGGTAGTAACTGACCGAGCCGAGCGACAACGGCAAGCGAACGACGCGTGTCGTGTACGGGGCGCTGGAAATGGTGATAGAGGCAGAGTTGATGACTTGTGAATCATTGTTGATAGCCAACTGTAGGGGGAATCCCGGAATGGGTCGAGCGGAAGCAACGAATCCGGCTCATGGCTCGCGCTCGGGCCGGACTGACCTCTTTGAAGGTCAAAAGCCTCCACTGCCTCCACTTCACAATCGTCGAGATCGCCACCATGCCCGTCAGCTCCGTCAGCGTACACGTCGTCCAGAGCCCCGAAGACTTGGCCGCGTGCCACAAGATCCGCGTAGATGGTGAGTGCTACCGAGCTCCTAGTCAAGTTGACACCGGCACCATTCCGGCATCACATCACACATTCCTTACGCACACTGACCCCAGTCTTCGCCCACGAACAGGTACGGTTTCGCGTGATAGCGTGATAGCGTGCTCTCCTGCTCTCGCACTCGCACTGACGCCAGGGTTTCCCCCTCGACACCGAGTTTGACGAGTGTGTTTGCCTGGTTTCTTAGGCTTGAGGCTTGGCTGATGCAGCTACGACCACACGGGCGACTGCGTCCACTTTCTCGCAAAGGTTGACGCAACACCCGCAGGCACAGTGCGCCTCGTCCCCTCCAAGGGCAAGTTGACCCGCTTGGCCGTGCTGGCGTCGTATCGGTCTACTGGGGCCGGGCGGGCGCTCGTGCATGCCATGGAAGAGTGGCTCATGAGTGAGGCCCGCGCTGGGCGTCTTCAGCATCTCGTCAAAGAGGGCCGCGCGGGTAAGGCCGTGCATGTCAAGATCCACTCGCAGGTatgttgatgatgaggatgaggcggaGATGAGAGTGCTGAGACAACTCGGAATGCTCGGCGCTGCGCTCATGGCAGATCCCCGTTATCAAGTTCTACGCAAAGCTCGGATACTTGGAGGAAGGGCCGCGCTTTGAcgaagagggcgagccGCACCAGCTCATGGTGCGCGACATTGAGATCTAGCGACGGTGCGCGACATTGAGATCGAGATGGTGTGCGACATTCAGATCTAGAGCACGACCATGAACCATGAACCATGCACGTGTCCACTGCCACGAACATACACATAGACATGTACATCCATTGCTGCCACACACCCACGCCTAATTGAGAGTAGAACAACACAAGATGACATAGAGGGAGATAGACTACAAAACGTCGCGGTGGGAGATCAGCCCCGAAAGATGGTTAATTTTCGACAGCATTGCCGAAGCTAGCCGTGTTTCCAACAAAGT of Cutaneotrichosporon cavernicola HIS019 DNA, chromosome: 4 contains these proteins:
- the NCE103 gene encoding uncharacterized protein (Reversible hydration of carbon dioxide) translates to MPLPFRRELPQQSASSGISASSRPDDRNLPKSATEKHGSDLYPELKELMLRNQRWAKRVGSADPGFFPRHYPGQRPEILWIGCSDARVPETTIMGSQPGDIFVHRGIANLYSPSDDSLNAVLMIALINFKVKHIIVAGHSNCVGCQTALRASNLPPVPETQAIQRYLKPLTVLARAMATEDGPPSLDLLVEENVQQQVRNLLASQVVQDDWKRRAEYGVTVHGWVYQLENGTVRDLGVSQGPPGAKPGGSRMGPRLF
- a CDS encoding uncharacterized protein (Acetyltransferase (GNAT) domain); protein product: MPVSSVSVHVVQSPEDLAACHKIRVDVFAHEQGFPLDTEFDDYDHTGDCVHFLAKVDATPAGTVRLVPSKGKLTRLAVLASYRSTGAGRALVHAMEEWLMSEARAGRLQHLVKEGRAGKAVHVKIHSQIPVIKFYAKLGYLEEGPRFDEEGEPHQLMVRDIEI